Below is a genomic region from Actinomadura sp. NAK00032.
GACGACGCTGGTCGGGTGGTTGACGACCAGGCGGCTGCCGGACGGCACGGCCGCCATCAGCCGCCGGACGACCGCGTGGGAGTCCTCGGCGCCCTCGACGTGGTGCAGGATGCCGACGAGCATGACGGCGACCGGGCGGGTGAGATCGAGCAGGGTTCCGGCCTTCGCGAGGATCCCGTCCGGGTCGTGCAGGTCGGCGTCGATGTAGTGGCACTCTCCCTCCGCGCTGCTGGCCAGCAGGGCCCGCGCGTGCGCCAGCACCAGGGGGTCGTGGTCGACGTAGACGATGCGGCAATCGGGGGCGACGCGCTGCGCGACCTGGTGCGTGTTCTCGGCCGTGGGCAGTCCGGTGCCGATATCGAGGAACTGGCGGACGCCCTGGTCGCCCGCCAGGTACCGGACGGCCCGGCCGAGGAACGCCCGGTCGGCGCGGGCCTGCTCGACCATGTCGGGTTTCAGGCTGATGGAGTGCTCGGCGGCCCGGCGGTCGGCCTCGAAGTTGTCCTTGCCGCCCAGCAGGTAGTTCCAGACCCGCGCGGAGTGCGGGATGTGCGATTTGAGCGCGTCGCCGTCCACGAGCCGGATTCTAGGTCGGGCGGGCCGGCGGCCGTGCGGCGTCCTCGGCGGCGGGGCGGGGTGGCCGGATGTGGACCACCCCGCACGCCACCGGGAGGGGTGTGTCAGCCGGTCACCGGGAGGTCGCCGGGCACCGGGGTCGGCGCGGGGGCCGGGCTGGTCGGTGCCGACGGGGCGGGGGCCGGGGTCTTCGACGGCGGGCTGGTCGGCGTGCCGGGCTGCTCGGGCTCGCCGGGCTTGCCGGGCTTGCCGGCCTTGCCGCAGGTGACGGACGCGATGCTGAGCGTCTGCGTCTTGCCGGCCAGCGTCGCGACCACCTCGATGGCGGTGATCGTGAGGCTGCCGTCCTTGTCCTTGACGTGCTTGTTCAGCGTGATCGCGGCGGTGCCGAGGCCCTTCAGGTCGGCGTTGATCGTGGTGTTGGGCGTCGCGCCGAGCTTCAGCGTCCGCCCGTTGAGCGTCGCCTTCGTCAGGTGCGAGACGCCGTTGCCGTTCTCGCACTTGGCGGTGACGGCGTGCGCGGACAGGCCGAGCTTGGGCACCTTCAGGTCGGCGACGGACGCGCGGCCGTGGCCGGACCAGGCGGCGACGTTCAGCAGGCCCGCCTCCACGAGGGGGTTCGCGGGCAGCTCGGCGAGGCTCTTGCGGGCCGGCTGCTGGGCGGACGACGTGACCGTCGGGGTCGCCGGGATCGCGACCGGGCCGGTCGCGGAGATCGCGGTGGCGGAGCCGGTTCCGCCGCTGGTGGCGGACGCGGCCGGGGCCAGGCCGAAGGGCAGGGCCAGCGCCCCGGCGACGGCGACGGCCTTGGTGAGTGTCTGCAAACGCACGGTTTCTCCTAAGTCGGGGGTGAAGGGGACCGGCCTGGCGGCCGGAGGTCTGGGTCAGGCGGTGACCAGGACGGGCGTACCGAGCGGCACCTTGGCCAGGTGCTTCAGCGCGTCCGCCGGGACGCGGACGCAGCCGTGCGTGACGGCCTTGCCGAAGACGTCCTTGGACGGCCAGCCGTGGAAGGCGACCGTGCCGGGTCCTCCGCCGAAGGTGTCGAGCGTGTCGGAGTGCGCGCCGACCGGCAGGATCAGCGGGCTGTAGGTCGGTTTCGCGGGGGCGAGCGAGGCGAGCATGAACGTCCGCCCGGTGGGGGTGGGCGTCTTGGGCGCGCCGACGGCCACGGTCCAGGCGCCGACCTTGCGGCCCGCGTCGTAGAGCGCCATCTTGCGGTCGCTCAGGTCGACCTTGACGACGTGGCCGCTGCGGGCGGCCTTCAGGCCGGTGTCGGGGATCCAGCCCGTCACGCCGTTCGGGCGGCTCGGCAGCAGCACGCGGCGCCAGCCGGGCCGGGACTCGACGACGGGCACCCAGGTGGGGCCCTTGAGCTGGGTGCTCGGCAGCTCGGCCACGGCGGGCGCGCCTGGCTTGGCCGAGATCGGGGTCGCGGCCTCGGGGTGCACCACCGTCCCGTTGCCCGCGGTGGCCGAGGTGTCCGTCGGCAGGTCGTCCAGGGTCGTGTAGGTGGTCGCCTGCGGCAGCGCGGTCGTGCCCTTGACCGGCGCGGCCTTCGCCGGGTCGGGCTTGCTCCCGCCGCCGCAGCCGGTCAGGAGCAGGGCCGCCGCCAGCAGGACGGCCGGGACCGCGGCCCCGGCCGCCGGACGGGCGGCGCGCGGTGGTGCATCGCTCACGAAGACTCCAAGTGATCCCGCCGGAGGGACTCCGGCTCGCCTCTGTGCCCGCTGATTACGCATGAGGCGCACCGGGGGTTGCACGCTGTATGGACCAAGTTGCGGTCGGTGAACCACCCCTCGCCCGTGAGCCACCGCGCGGCGCGTGGAACAATCCGGGATTGACAGGTGTTTGAACCCTCAACTAACCTTCGACGAGTCGTTGAAGTTTCAAGCACCAAGCATCACCGACCACTACGGGAGTCACCATGAGCATCGCCGCCGTCGCCCCCGAGCTGACCGCCGGGACCTGGAACATCGACCCCGGGCACTCCGAGGTCACCTTCGTGATCCGGCACCTGATGACCAAGGTGCGCGGCACGTTCACCGAGTTCACCGGCTCGGTGCAGATCGCCGAGGACCTCGCCGCGTCGACCGCGACGGCCGAGATCCAGGTCGGCTCGCTCGACACCCGCAACGCCGACCGGGACGCGCACGTGCGCACCTCCGACGTCCTCGACGTCGAGAAGCACCCCACAATGACCTTCGCGACCAAGGGCGTGCGGGCCGAGGGCGGCGAGTACTTCCTGGACGGCGACCTGACCATCAAGGGCGTCACCCGCCCGGTCACCCTGTCCGTGGAGTTCAACGGCGTCGCCGAGGACCCCTGGGGCGGGACGCGCGCCGGCTTCTCCGCCGAGACCTCGATCAACCGCAAGGACTGGGGCATCGAGTTCAACGTCCCGCTGAAGGGCGAGAAGGCCCTGCTCAGCGACAAGGTCGACATCCAGCTGGAGGTCCAGGCCGTCCGCGCCTGACCGTCTCCCGCACCCAGCTTCAGCGAGAAGGGCCGTCCGATTTCGGGCGGCCCTTCTCGCGTCCCTGGCCCTTCTCGCGTCCCTGGCCCTTCTCGCGTCCCTGGGCCTTCTCGCGTCCCTGGGGCGGGACGAGCGGCAGCCGGAGCGCGAACCGGGCACCGGCGGCGCGGTGCTCCTCGACGTGCAGCGTCCCGCCGTGCGCCCGCGCGATCTCGCGGGCGATCGCGAGGCCGAGGCCGGTGCCGCCGGCGTCCCGGCTGCGGGCGGTGTCGAGCCGGGTGAAGCGCTGGAACACGCGCTCCCGGTCGGCGGCCGGGATGCCCGGCCCGTCGTCGGTGACGGCGAGCAGCGCCTGCCCGTCCTCCCGCCGCACCTCCACCGTGATGGCCGACCCGGCGAACCGCTCGGCGTTGTCGAGCAGGTTGCCGAGCAGCCGGACGAGCTGCATCCGCACCCCGCGCACCGGGACGCCCGCGGACAGGTCCGTGGCGATCCGCACCGGGAACGCGCGGCGGCGCAGCTCCGCGCCGGCGAGCGCGGCCAGGTCGATCGGCTCCTGGACCGCCGTCCCGCCGGTGCCGATGCGGGCGAGCAGCAGCAGGTCGGTGACGATCGACTCCAGCCGGTCGGTGTCGCGCAGCGCCGACCGGACGACCTCCTCCAGGTCGGTGTCGCCCGGGTGCATCGCGGCGTCCTCCAGGTTCGCCCGGAGGCCGGCGATCGGCGTGCGCAGCTCGTGCGAGGCGTCGGAGGCGAACTGGCGCTGCCGCCCGACGGCGCGCTCCAGCCGGTCGAGCGTCGCGTTCGCGGTACGGGCGAGCTGCGCGATCTCGTCCTCGCCGGCCGGCTGCGGGACGCGCCGGCTGAGGTCGGTGGCGCTGATCTCGGCGAGCTGCGCGCGGATCGCCTCGACCGGGCCGAGGGTGCGGCCGACGATCCGCCAGGTGATCCACGCGACGCCCCCGGCGAGCAGCAGCACGGCGGCGCCGAGCACGCCTTCCAGCACTCCGTTCACCAAGTAGGACGGCAGCCGCTCCGCGGCGTACACGACGACGGAGTCCGGCGCGGTGCTGACCCGGATCGCCTCGACGACGAAGCACTCCCGGCGCGGCCAGGTGCCGTCGCACACGGTGAAGTCGCGCACGCGCAGGTTGCTCGACGGCCAGAGTCTGCTCACCGGCGGCCGCCGCGCCTCGCCGGGCGTGGCGTTCGTCACCCGCCCGCCGGGCTCGACGACCTGGATGTGGAGGCGGCCTCCGGTGTCGTCGGGGATCGCGCCCTCCAGCGACCCGTCGCGGACGCCGCCGCTGACCCGGCGCGCGTCCACCTGCGTCTGCCGCAGGAGATCAGCCTTGACGTCGACGCGCACGGCGACGTCGACGCCGGCCGCCGTGATGCCGAGCACGAACGCGGCGATGACGGCGGCGACGAGCGTGTCCCGGGCCCGGATGGACCGGGGGCGCATGCGCATGGGCCCTCCCGGGGAGACACGTTATCCATCGCTCACCAACGGGGAGTCCCAACATGGATGCCGGGTTTTCGCCTTCGCTTACCGGGACATCCCGTTTTATGACGGTTCCTCCGAAGCACAGGGACGGACACATGGGCAGGGACGTGGCTTCGGTCACCATCAGCGGCGAGGACCGGCGGCGGTACCGCGACAAAGTGCGCAGGTGCCTCGACGTGCTGGCCCGCATGCTGGGCGAATCCCAGTTCGACTTCGAACGCCCCCACATCGGGCTGGAGATCGAGCTCAACCTGATCGACGCGCTCGGCGACCCGCTGATGCGCAACGCGGACGTCCTCAAGGCGATCGCCGACCCGGCCTGGGCGACCGAGCTCGGCCAGTTCAACCTGGAGATCAACATCCCGCCGCGCGAGCTCGGCGGGGAGGGCACCGGCGAGCTGGAGGCCGAGGTCCGCGACCACCTGCGGCACGCCGACGACCGCGCCACCGAGGTCGGCGGCCGGCTCCTCATGATCGGCATCCTGCCGACCCTGCGGCGCACCGACATCGGCGAGGAGACCCTCTCCGCCAACGCCCGCTACAAGATGCTGAACGACCAGATCTTCGCCGCCCGCGGCGAGGAGATGCGCATCGCGATCGACGGGCGCGATCCGCTGCGCATGCACGCCGACACGATCATCCCCGAGGCCGCCTGCACCAGCGTCCAGTTCCACCTCCAGGTCAGCCCCGACCAGTTCGGCGCGTACTGGAACGCCGCCCAGGCCATCGCCGGCCCGCAGGTCGCGATGGGCGCCAACTCCCCGTTCCTGTTCGGGCACCGGCTCTGGCACGAGACCCGGATCACGCTGTTCGAGCAGGCCACCGACACCCGCCCGGACGAGTTGAAGACGCAGGGCGTCCGGCCCCGGGTCTGGTTCGGCGAGCGCTGGATCACCTCCGTGTTCGACCTGTTCGAGGAGAACACCCGCTACTTCCCGTCGCTGCTGCCGCTGTGCGACGACGAGGAGCCCCGGGACGTCCTGGAGGACGGCCGCATCCCCGAACTCGGCGAGCTGACCCTGCACAACGGCACGATCTACCGCTGGAACCGCCCCATCTACGCGGTCGTGAAAGGCCGCCCGCACCTGCGCGTCGAGAACCGCGTGCTGCCCGCCGGGCCGACCGTCGCCGACGTCGTCGCCAACGGCGCCTTCTACTACGGCGTCGTCCGGATGCTCGCCGAGGCCGACCGTCCCGTCTGGACCCGGATGTCCTTCGCCACCGCCGAGGAGAACCTGCACCGCGCCGCCCGCGACGGCCTCGACTCGACCCTCTACTGGCCCGGCATGGGCGAGGTGCCCGCCGCCGAACTCGTCCTCCGCAAGCTCCTGCCGCTCGCCCACGAGGGCCTGGACCGGTGGGGCGTCGACCCCGCCCGCCGCGACCGGCTCCTCGGCATCATCGAGCGGCGCTGCGTCACCGGGCAGACCGGCGCCGCCTGGCAGATCGCCACCGTCAACGCCATCGAGGAGTCGTCCGGCACGTCCCGCCACGACGCGCTCCGCATGATGACCCGCTCCTACACCGAGCACATGCGCGCGAACACCCCCGTCCATATGTGGCCCACCGGGCCCTGATCTTCACGGCTCCTCCACATTCCATGCCCGGCGCACACATACCGGACTCCTAGAGTCTGGTCCCGTGACGGGTAATGAGACTCGCGTCCTCGTGGTCGAGGACGAGCCGACGATCGCGCGCGCCGTGGCGGACCGGCTGGCCGCCGAGGGCTTCGGCGTGGAGACCGCCGGGGACGGACCCTCGGCGGTCGAGCGTGCGCGCTCGTACGAGCCGCACCTCATCGTGCTGGACGTGATGCTGCCCGGCTTCGACGGCCTGGAGGTGTGCCGCCGCGTCCAGGCCGAACGTCCCGTGCCGGTGCTCATGCTCACCGCGCGCGACGACGAGACGGACCTGCTCGTGGGCCTCGGCGTCGGCGCCGACGACTACGTGACCAAGCCGTTCAGCATGCGCGAGCTGGTCGCCCGCATCCGGGCGGTGCTGCGGCGCGTGGAGCGGCCCGCCATGGAGGCGTCCGACGGTGCCGTGCGGCTCGGGGCGCTGGAGATCGACGAGCGCGCCCGCCGCGTCCGCCGGGACGGCCGCGAGGTGCACCTCACCCCCACCGAGTTCGACCTGCTCACCTGCCTGCTGCGCAACCGCGGGGCGGTGCTGACCCGCGCCGTCCTGCTGGAGCAGGTGTGGGACTGGGCGGACGCCTCCGGGACCCGCGTCGTCGACAGCCACGTGAAGGCGCTGCGCCGCAAGCTGGGGCAGGAGCTGATCCGCACCGTGCACGGCGTCGGGTACAGCCTGGAGCCGGCGCCGTGACCCCGATCGTCCACCGGCTGTGGGCGCGGCTGCCCCGCCCCCTGGACCCGCTCCGGTCGATCAAGGTCAAGTTCGGCGTCGTGGTCGTCGTGACCGCGTGCGTCGCCGTGCTGATCGTGCTGTGGGGGTACCCGCTGGGGTTCCGCGCGCGGCAGACGATGCCGGTCGGCGTGCTGATCTCCCTCGTCGTGATACAGCTCCTCGCGCACGGGATGACCGCGCCGCTCCGGGAGATGACGGCGGCGGCACGGGCGATGGCGCGCGGCGACTACAGCCGCCGGGTGCGGGCCACGTCGCGGGACGAGGTCGGCGAGCTGGCGCAGGCGTTCAACCGGATGGCCGCCGACCTCGCCGAGGTGGAGCGGCAGCGCCGCGACTTCGTCGCCAACGTCTCGCACGAGCTGCGCACCCCGATCAGCGCGCTGCGCGCCGTCCTGGAGAACGTCGCGGACGGCGTCACCCCGGCGACGCCCGACGTCCTGGAATCCGCGCTCGACCAGACCGAGCGGCTCGGGCGGCTCGTCACCCAGCTGCTCGACCTGTCCCGCGCCGAGGCCGGCGCGGCCGTCCTCGACCTGGCCGACATCGACGTCGCCGAGTTCGTGGACGGCGTCACCGCCGAGGCCCGCGCCGGGCACCCGGAGGCCGTCTTCGCCACCGACGTGGCCCCCGGCCTGCACGCCGTCGCCGACCGCGACCGCCTGCACCAGATCGTCGCGAACCTGCTCGACAACGCCGCCCGGCACGGCCCGGACGGCCGCCCCGTCACCGTCACCGCGCGTCCCGCGAACCTCCCGGGCGGACTGATCATCGAAGTAGCCGATGAAGGACCCGGCATTCCCCCCGAAGAGCGCGCCCGCGTGTTCGAGCGCTTCTCCCGCGGCGCCGCGTCCGGCACCCGCGCCGGCACCCCCGGCGGCGGCACCGGCCTCGGCCTCGCCATCGCGAACTGGGCCGTGGACCTGCACGGCGGCGACATCACCGTCCTGGACACCCCGACCGGCTGCCGCATCCGCGTCCTGATCCCCCCACCCACCGGAGACCCCACATGACCTCCACCCCCGAAACACCCGACGAACCCGCACCAAAGCCGGACACCGGTCCGGGAGATGCAGCGGACCGGACGCCACCCCCCGCCGCCGACCAGACGCCCAGCGCCAAGCCGAGCGGGGCGCCCGTCGCGGAGCCTGGTGGCATGCCCGGCGCGGAGCCTGGCGGGACGTCCGGTGTGGGCGCCGAAGGGGCGCGCGGGGCGGCGGTCGCTCCCCCGCCGCCGCCGGGGGCGGTGGGTTATCCGGCTCATCAGGGGCCGCCGGTCTACGGGGCGCGGCCGGGATATGCGGCGGCGCCGGTCGTCTACGCGCCCACCAAGCTCGAGAAGGCGCTGAAGGCGTGGAAGCGGCCGGTGCGGCCGATGGCGCCGTCGTTGATGGCGGGCACGCTGATCGCCGGGGTGATCGGGGCCGTCGCGGTCGGGCCGCAGTTGCGGGAGGGGCTGTTCGGCGTCGGGGTCGTCATCGCCTCCGTGGCCGTCGCGTACGTGGCGGCGGCGTCGGCGTGGTCGGCGGGACGGATGGTGCGGCCCGGCGCCGGGAAGCGGGGGACGCGGGTCAACCGGACGGCGATCGTGTTCGGGCTGCTCGCCCTCGGCCTGGCCTCGACCGTCGCGCTGCGGGAGGCGGAGTGGGTCGTCGTGCCCGCGCTGATGCTCGCCGTCGCCACCGGGTCGTACGCGGCGTCCGGCGGGCGGTCGTGGGCGGAGGTCCTGCTCGGCGGGATCGCGGTCGCGCCGGCGGGCATCGCCATGCTGCCGTGGGTGGGGGAGAGCGCTTTCGAGACGGTCACGTCCGACAAGAGCAAGGCGTGGCCGGTCATCCGGACGTCCCTCGTCGCGGGCGGGCTGCTCGCGGTGTTCGGCGCGCTGTTCGTCGGGGCGGACGCGGCGTTCGGCAGCCTCGCCTCGGGCCTCGTCCCCGAGGTGTCGCCGTTCTCGGTGGTCCTCTACGCGGCCACCGGCGTCGTGACGATGGCGGTGGCGTCCGCCGGGGCCTACCTCGGCCAGTCGCCGCCGCCGCTGCGCATGCTGACCCCCGAGCGCGGCAGGCCCGCCGGGCGCTGGTCGTGGGCGGTGCCGATCGCGGCGCTCGACCTGCTGTTCCTGCTGTTCTGCGCGATCCAGGCCGGGGTGTTCCTCGCCGACGACAAGGACGAGCTGCTGCGCTCGACCGGCCTCACCTACGCCGAGTACGCGCGGCAGGGGTTCTTCCAGCTCGTCGTCGTGACCGTGCTGGTGCTGGTGGTCGTCGCCGTCGCCAAGCGCTACGCGCCGGCCGGGGGCCGGGGCGACGACGTGACCGTCCGGGTGCTGCTGGGGCTGCTGTGCGCGCTGACGCTCGTCGTCGTCGCGGTC
It encodes:
- a CDS encoding DUF4153 domain-containing protein; amino-acid sequence: MPGAEPGGTSGVGAEGARGAAVAPPPPPGAVGYPAHQGPPVYGARPGYAAAPVVYAPTKLEKALKAWKRPVRPMAPSLMAGTLIAGVIGAVAVGPQLREGLFGVGVVIASVAVAYVAAASAWSAGRMVRPGAGKRGTRVNRTAIVFGLLALGLASTVALREAEWVVVPALMLAVATGSYAASGGRSWAEVLLGGIAVAPAGIAMLPWVGESAFETVTSDKSKAWPVIRTSLVAGGLLAVFGALFVGADAAFGSLASGLVPEVSPFSVVLYAATGVVTMAVASAGAYLGQSPPPLRMLTPERGRPAGRWSWAVPIAALDLLFLLFCAIQAGVFLADDKDELLRSTGLTYAEYARQGFFQLVVVTVLVLVVVAVAKRYAPAGGRGDDVTVRVLLGLLCALTLVVVAVALRRLYLYEETFGWTRLRLWVHAFELWLGLVVVMVAVAGVVRGRVAWLPRAVAGTGAAAMIALALLNPDGFIAEHNVARHAETGKIDVPYLRGLSADAVPALDALPEPLRSCALREIAFDLEENEPAMSANLARSRARRILEERPADRSVDCFSSSRPS
- a CDS encoding YceI family protein, with protein sequence MSIAAVAPELTAGTWNIDPGHSEVTFVIRHLMTKVRGTFTEFTGSVQIAEDLAASTATAEIQVGSLDTRNADRDAHVRTSDVLDVEKHPTMTFATKGVRAEGGEYFLDGDLTIKGVTRPVTLSVEFNGVAEDPWGGTRAGFSAETSINRKDWGIEFNVPLKGEKALLSDKVDIQLEVQAVRA
- a CDS encoding ATP-binding protein, whose amino-acid sequence is MTPIVHRLWARLPRPLDPLRSIKVKFGVVVVVTACVAVLIVLWGYPLGFRARQTMPVGVLISLVVIQLLAHGMTAPLREMTAAARAMARGDYSRRVRATSRDEVGELAQAFNRMAADLAEVERQRRDFVANVSHELRTPISALRAVLENVADGVTPATPDVLESALDQTERLGRLVTQLLDLSRAEAGAAVLDLADIDVAEFVDGVTAEARAGHPEAVFATDVAPGLHAVADRDRLHQIVANLLDNAARHGPDGRPVTVTARPANLPGGLIIEVADEGPGIPPEERARVFERFSRGAASGTRAGTPGGGTGLGLAIANWAVDLHGGDITVLDTPTGCRIRVLIPPPTGDPT
- a CDS encoding response regulator transcription factor → MTGNETRVLVVEDEPTIARAVADRLAAEGFGVETAGDGPSAVERARSYEPHLIVLDVMLPGFDGLEVCRRVQAERPVPVLMLTARDDETDLLVGLGVGADDYVTKPFSMRELVARIRAVLRRVERPAMEASDGAVRLGALEIDERARRVRRDGREVHLTPTEFDLLTCLLRNRGAVLTRAVLLEQVWDWADASGTRVVDSHVKALRRKLGQELIRTVHGVGYSLEPAP
- a CDS encoding cell wall metabolism sensor histidine kinase WalK; translation: MRMRPRSIRARDTLVAAVIAAFVLGITAAGVDVAVRVDVKADLLRQTQVDARRVSGGVRDGSLEGAIPDDTGGRLHIQVVEPGGRVTNATPGEARRPPVSRLWPSSNLRVRDFTVCDGTWPRRECFVVEAIRVSTAPDSVVVYAAERLPSYLVNGVLEGVLGAAVLLLAGGVAWITWRIVGRTLGPVEAIRAQLAEISATDLSRRVPQPAGEDEIAQLARTANATLDRLERAVGRQRQFASDASHELRTPIAGLRANLEDAAMHPGDTDLEEVVRSALRDTDRLESIVTDLLLLARIGTGGTAVQEPIDLAALAGAELRRRAFPVRIATDLSAGVPVRGVRMQLVRLLGNLLDNAERFAGSAITVEVRREDGQALLAVTDDGPGIPAADRERVFQRFTRLDTARSRDAGGTGLGLAIAREIARAHGGTLHVEEHRAAGARFALRLPLVPPQGREKAQGREKGQGREKGQGREKGRPKSDGPSR
- a CDS encoding L,D-transpeptidase, which produces MSDAPPRAARPAAGAAVPAVLLAAALLLTGCGGGSKPDPAKAAPVKGTTALPQATTYTTLDDLPTDTSATAGNGTVVHPEAATPISAKPGAPAVAELPSTQLKGPTWVPVVESRPGWRRVLLPSRPNGVTGWIPDTGLKAARSGHVVKVDLSDRKMALYDAGRKVGAWTVAVGAPKTPTPTGRTFMLASLAPAKPTYSPLILPVGAHSDTLDTFGGGPGTVAFHGWPSKDVFGKAVTHGCVRVPADALKHLAKVPLGTPVLVTA
- a CDS encoding SAM-dependent methyltransferase translates to MDGDALKSHIPHSARVWNYLLGGKDNFEADRRAAEHSISLKPDMVEQARADRAFLGRAVRYLAGDQGVRQFLDIGTGLPTAENTHQVAQRVAPDCRIVYVDHDPLVLAHARALLASSAEGECHYIDADLHDPDGILAKAGTLLDLTRPVAVMLVGILHHVEGAEDSHAVVRRLMAAVPSGSRLVVNHPTSVVHGERSERSARTWNESGGRPTVTLRTPAEIAAYFDGLELDEPGVVSCSRWRPEPAVREPEVDAFCAVGRKP
- a CDS encoding choice-of-anchor P family protein, with the protein product MRLQTLTKAVAVAGALALPFGLAPAASATSGGTGSATAISATGPVAIPATPTVTSSAQQPARKSLAELPANPLVEAGLLNVAAWSGHGRASVADLKVPKLGLSAHAVTAKCENGNGVSHLTKATLNGRTLKLGATPNTTINADLKGLGTAAITLNKHVKDKDGSLTITAIEVVATLAGKTQTLSIASVTCGKAGKPGKPGEPEQPGTPTSPPSKTPAPAPSAPTSPAPAPTPVPGDLPVTG
- a CDS encoding glutamate--cysteine ligase, with the protein product MGRDVASVTISGEDRRRYRDKVRRCLDVLARMLGESQFDFERPHIGLEIELNLIDALGDPLMRNADVLKAIADPAWATELGQFNLEINIPPRELGGEGTGELEAEVRDHLRHADDRATEVGGRLLMIGILPTLRRTDIGEETLSANARYKMLNDQIFAARGEEMRIAIDGRDPLRMHADTIIPEAACTSVQFHLQVSPDQFGAYWNAAQAIAGPQVAMGANSPFLFGHRLWHETRITLFEQATDTRPDELKTQGVRPRVWFGERWITSVFDLFEENTRYFPSLLPLCDDEEPRDVLEDGRIPELGELTLHNGTIYRWNRPIYAVVKGRPHLRVENRVLPAGPTVADVVANGAFYYGVVRMLAEADRPVWTRMSFATAEENLHRAARDGLDSTLYWPGMGEVPAAELVLRKLLPLAHEGLDRWGVDPARRDRLLGIIERRCVTGQTGAAWQIATVNAIEESSGTSRHDALRMMTRSYTEHMRANTPVHMWPTGP